Genomic segment of Bifidobacterium lemurum:
GTCTGTTCGGCACGCGCGCCGGGTCGGCATTGGCCGCCCGCATCGCCGACGATCCTGTGGACGGACCGATGGCCGACCCCGATATCGACGGCGCGCTGGAACAGGCCGTCGACGCCGTCAAATCCACCCGTGAGACCGAATTGAACGCGCTGCTCGCCGCCCCGACCGAATCTGAGGAGGAAGCGGACCCGCGTGACGACAACCCATACGCGTTGATGGCCGAATTGGGTTCCGTGATGGAGCGGGCCGCCGCCGTGCGCTGCGACGCCGATAGTCTGGCCGAAGCGATGGCCGCGTTGCGCGGCGATCTCGCGCCCCGTGCGGCGGCTTTGTCCGCACATGAGAAAACCGCCGCATTCAACCAGGAGATCACCGCCATCTGGGAGATCCGTCATCTCCTTGCCTTGGCCGAGGCGGTGCTCACCGCCTCCGACGCTCGCCACGAGTCGCGCGGCTCGTTGAAACGCACCGATTTCCCCGAACGCGACGACGAACGCTTCCTCGCGCATTCGATGACCGACGGCGAAGGCACGGTCGTCTGGCAGCCGGTGCGCATCGTGGATATGCCGCCGCAGAAGCGCGAATACTAAGGAGAGGAACGTATGACCAACACCACCGTGACTTTGCAGATCCATCGTTTCACCCCGCGTGCCGAGCGTGAGCGCGACCGTGCGCGCGGCGGCAGCCCGTTCGCGAAGAAAAGCTCGCCGTTCGGCGATTCCGGCGCCGCGTCCGCGCGTCGCCGTCCGCGTGGCAAGCAGTGGGTGCAGGAGTATGTGGTCGCCGCCAGCGCGGATGACAGCGTGCTCGACCTGTTGCTGACCATCAAACGCACCATGGATCCGACCCTCGCCTTCCGGTATTCCTGCGGGCACGGCATGTGCGGTTCGGATGCGGTGGCGATCAACGGTACGCCGAATCTGTTGTGCACCGCCATGGTGAAGGATTGGGCGAAGCCCGCCGAAGCCGCCGCGTCCGTCGATGACGAGGGGTTCCGCGCGACCGGCGTCGCCGCGGCCGGTTCGGATGACGCGGTCGTCTCCGTCTCCCCCGTCGCCGATGCCGACGGCAGTCTGGGCGTGATCGAGCTCGCCGCGTTGCCCGGCTTCCCCGTGCAGCGCGATCTGATCGCCGACATCGATCCGATGCTCGACCAGATCCGTAAGCTCAAGCCCTATCTGCAGGCGGACGGCGTGCTCGCCACCACCAGCGAGGGCAAAATCGACGTGTTCGAATATCTGCAGCATCCCGAACAGTTGGCGCAGTATGAGACGCTGACCAACTGCATCGCCTGCGGCGTGTGCGAGGGTCTGTGCCCGGTGTATGCCGGCGGCGACGCCTTCATCGGTCCGGCCGCACTGATTTGGGCCAGCCGTTTCGTCAACGACTCGCGCGACGAGCGGACCGCCGAGCGTCTGGAGGCCATCGACACCGCCGACGGCGTGGCCGCGTGCCAGTCGGTGCGCGCCTGCACGCGCCAATGCCCGCGTGGCATCGACGTGGGCGAGGAGATGTGGCAGATCGTGGCCAAGGTGCGCGAACGCTAGCCGCGGCCGTTGCGAGGCGTCCGATATCGGCAATCGGCGGCGGCATGTTGCGCTCGCCGCGCTACCCGCCGCCTGAATGAAACG
This window contains:
- a CDS encoding succinate dehydrogenase/fumarate reductase iron-sulfur subunit, whose translation is MTNTTVTLQIHRFTPRAERERDRARGGSPFAKKSSPFGDSGAASARRRPRGKQWVQEYVVAASADDSVLDLLLTIKRTMDPTLAFRYSCGHGMCGSDAVAINGTPNLLCTAMVKDWAKPAEAAASVDDEGFRATGVAAAGSDDAVVSVSPVADADGSLGVIELAALPGFPVQRDLIADIDPMLDQIRKLKPYLQADGVLATTSEGKIDVFEYLQHPEQLAQYETLTNCIACGVCEGLCPVYAGGDAFIGPAALIWASRFVNDSRDERTAERLEAIDTADGVAACQSVRACTRQCPRGIDVGEEMWQIVAKVRER